A window of Synchiropus splendidus isolate RoL2022-P1 chromosome 9, RoL_Sspl_1.0, whole genome shotgun sequence contains these coding sequences:
- the eif3s6ip gene encoding eukaryotic translation initiation factor 3 subunit L — MSYHDDEDYDPYAYPNDYDLHTGDPKADLAYERQYEQQTYHVIPEVIKNFLQYFHKTISDLIDQKVYELQANRVSSESIEQKIYEIQDVYENSWNKLTERFFKTSPWPEAEAIASLVGNDAVFLILYKELYYRHIYAKVSGGPTLEQRFESYYNYCNLFNYILNADGPAPLELPNQWLWDIIDEFIYQFQSFSQYRCKTAKKTEEEIEFLRSNPKIWNVHSVLNVLHSLVDKSNINRQLEVYTSGGDPESVAGEYGRHSLYKMLGYFSLVGLLRLHSLLGDYYQAIKVLENIELNKKSMYSRVPECQITTYYYVGFAYLMMRRYQDAIRVFANILLYIQRTRNMFQRSTYKYEMINKQNEQMHGLLAIALTMYPMRIDESIHTQLREKYGDKMLRMQKGDLPLFEELFSFACPKFLSPVVPNYDNVHPNYHREPFQQQLKVFTEEVQQQAQLSTIRSFLKLYTTMPVAKLAGFLDVTEQEFRIQLLVFKHKMKNLVWTSGISALDGEFQSTSEVDFYIDKDMIHIADTKVARRYGDFFIRQIHKFEELNRTLKKMPASGSGSTSTSATSR, encoded by the exons ATGTCGTATCACGACGACGAGGAT TACGACCCTTACGCATACCCCAACGATTACGATCTGCACACCG GTGACCCAAAAGCAGACCTGGCCTATGAGAGGCAGTACGAGCAGCAGACTTACCATGTGATCCCAGAAGTGATCAAGAACTTCCTGCAGTATTTCCACAAAACCATCTCAGACCTGATCGACCAGAAGGTTTACGAGCTCCAGGCCAACCGTGTCTCCAGCGAAAGCATCGAGCAGAAGATCTACGAGATCCAGGATGTTTATGAGAACAG TTGGAACAAGTTGACGGAGAGGTTCTTCAAGACGTCTCCATGGCCAGAAGCTGAAGCCATCGCATCACTCGTTGGCAACG ATGCTGTGTTCCTCATCCTCTACAAGGAGCTCTACTACAGACACATCTACGCTAAAGTCAGC GGAGGACCAACTCTGGAGCAGAGGTTTGAGTCCTACTACAACTACTGCAACCTCTTCAACTACATCCTCA ATGCAGATGGCCCCGCCCCCTTGGAGCTCCCCAACCAGTGGCTGTGGGACATCATCGATGAGTTCATCTACCAG TTCCAGTCCTTCAGCCAGTACCGCTGTAAGACTGCCaagaagacagaggaggagatcgAGTTCCTGCGGAGCAACCCGAAAATCTGGAACGTCCACAGTGTCCTCAACGTCCTCCACTCCCTCGTGGACAAGAGCAACATCAACCGTCAGCTGGAGGTTTACACCAGCGGAG GGGACCCGGAGAGCGTCGCCGGGGAGTACGGGCGTCACTCCCTCTACAAGATGTTGGGCTACTTCAGCTTGGTGGGGCTCCTGCGGCTGCACTCCCTGCTGGGCGACTATTACCAGGCCATCAAAGTGCTGGAGAACATCGAGCTCAACAAGAAG AGCATGTACTCCCGTGTACCCGAGTGTCAGATCACCACCTATTACTACGTCGGCTTCGCCTATCTGATGATGCGGCGCTACCAGGACGCCATCCGGGTTTTCGCCAACATTCTGCTCTACATCCAAAGGACACGGAACATGTTCCAGAGGTCGACGTACAAATATGAGATG ATTAACAAGCAGAACGAGCAGATGCACGGCCTGCTGGCCATCGCTCTCACCATGTACCCGATGCGCATCGACGAGAGCATCCACACGCAGCTGCGGGAGAAGTACGGCGACAAGATGCTGCGGATGCAAAAGGG TGACCTACCGTTGTTCGAGGAGTTGTTCAGCTTCGCCTGTCCCAAGTTTCTGTCTCCTGTGGTGCCAAACTATGACAACGTCCACCCGAACTACCACAGGGAGCctttccagcagcagctcaaggTCTTCACCGAGGAGGTGCAGCAGCAGGCTCAGCTCTCCACCATCCGCAGCTTCCTGAAGCTCTACACCACCATGCCAGTGGCCAAACTGGCCGGCTTCCTGGACGTGACGGAGCAGGAGTTCCGCATTCAGCTGCTGGTCTTCAAGCACAAGATGAAGAATCTGGTGTGGACCAGTGGCATCTCGGCCCTGGACGGAGAGTTCCAGTCCACCTCCGAGGTCGACTTTTACATCGACAAG GACATGATCCACATCGCCGACACGAAGGTGGCTCGCAGGTACGGAGACTTCTTCATCAGACAGATCCACAAGTTCGAGGAG TTAAACCGAACTCTGAAGAAGATGCCAGCGAGTGGCAGCGGTTCTACATCCACCAGCGCCACCAGCCGATAG